A stretch of the Candidatus Bathyarchaeota archaeon genome encodes the following:
- a CDS encoding TGS domain-containing protein, with translation MPANLTAEAKSKWNKVVLAKDPEEKLKALQEFLSSIPKHKGNEKLRAQIKRKIALLKVELEERKRSKKGVKPFYLIDKEGAAAQIIILGLTNVGKSSLLSALTNANPGIDSRPYFTAEPAPGVMDVKDIHLQLIEAPALTPGSSNSMQLALAKKADGLILMVDALNNPYTQLKIILKELEKSRISIKKLKSKIEMDKDAKGGLQIAVFGKLNGCVIEDVKKLLLSYGVRKGIVKIWGEASLEEIENYLLELSNEYKPTVILVNKCENISEEKLIEVKDLTDDVPIITISCLFRKGLEKIGEALVKKLEIIRVYTKEPNEKEASKEPVILKEGATIGDLAKEIHSELYKNFKYAKVWGPSSKFPGEKVGLNHLLKDGDSVEIHIR, from the coding sequence GTGCCAGCTAATCTTACAGCTGAAGCGAAATCTAAGTGGAATAAAGTTGTTTTAGCTAAGGATCCTGAAGAAAAGCTTAAAGCTCTTCAAGAGTTTCTTTCTTCAATACCAAAGCATAAAGGTAATGAAAAACTTAGAGCTCAAATTAAAAGAAAAATTGCTTTATTAAAAGTTGAGTTAGAAGAACGAAAGCGAAGTAAAAAAGGTGTTAAACCTTTTTATCTTATTGATAAAGAAGGTGCTGCAGCTCAAATAATTATTTTAGGGTTAACTAACGTTGGTAAAAGCAGTTTACTTTCAGCTTTAACAAATGCGAATCCTGGAATAGATTCTAGACCTTACTTTACTGCTGAACCCGCTCCTGGAGTAATGGATGTTAAAGATATTCATCTTCAATTAATTGAGGCTCCAGCATTAACTCCCGGGTCTTCAAACTCTATGCAATTAGCTTTAGCTAAAAAAGCTGATGGATTAATTTTAATGGTTGACGCTTTAAACAATCCATATACTCAACTTAAAATTATTCTTAAGGAATTAGAGAAATCTAGAATATCTATTAAGAAACTTAAATCAAAAATTGAAATGGATAAAGATGCTAAAGGAGGTCTTCAAATAGCAGTTTTCGGTAAGCTTAATGGATGCGTAATTGAAGATGTTAAAAAGCTGCTTTTAAGCTATGGGGTTAGGAAAGGAATCGTTAAAATATGGGGTGAAGCTTCTCTTGAAGAAATAGAAAATTATCTTTTAGAGCTTTCAAACGAATATAAACCTACTGTAATATTAGTTAATAAATGCGAAAATATTTCTGAAGAAAAATTAATTGAAGTTAAAGATTTAACTGATGATGTACCAATCATAACTATATCATGTTTGTTTAGGAAAGGGCTTGAAAAAATTGGAGAAGCCTTAGTTAAAAAACTTGAAATAATTAGAGTTTACACAAAGGAACCTAATGAAAAGGAAGCTTCAAAGGAACCTGTAATTTTAAAGGAAGGCGCCACAATAGGTGATTTAGCTAAAGAAATTCACAGCGAATTATATAAAAATTTTAAATATGCAAAGGTTTGGGGTCCAAGCAGTAAATTTCCTGGAGAAAAAGTTGGTTTAAACCATTTATTAAAAGATGGAGATTCTGTTGAAATTCACATTAGATAG